CATGACCGCGCTGGGCTGCACCGTGGGGACGCTGCTGTCGGGCGTGATGGCGGGGGCCTTGTCGGGGTGGGTCTTCGGGGCCTGCTGCTACGCGGGGATCTGGGCGGGGTTGAAGCTGACCCCCGCGCGCGGCCTTACTTGAACAGCGCCGCGTTCTCGGCCAGCGCCGCGTCGGCGCATTCCGCGTCCAGGTGGCCGCCGGGCGCGCCGGCCACGCCGATGGCGCCGATCACGGCGGAGCCGGCCTTGACCGGCACGCCGCCGCCCAGCAGCAGGAAGCCGGGGATGTCCGTCAGGTTGGCGGCGCCGGGGTTCTTCTGCGCGTTTTCCATCATGGCCAGCGTCGGCGACTTGGCCGAGACCGAGGTGAAGGCCTTGGCGCGGCTGGCCTCGACAGTGTGCGGGCCGGCGTTGTCGGCGCGCACGAAGGCCTTGAGCACGCCGGCGCGGTCGACGACCGCGGCGCTGACGTTGTAGCCCTTGGCCTGGCAGGCGGCGACGCTGGCCGTGGCCAGCTTCTGCGCGTCGGCGGTGGAGATATTGCTTTCGGTGAGCACGGCGGCCTGGGCCATGCCGGCGGCCAGCGTGGAGGCGAGGGCCAGCGCGGCGAGCGGGAATCGGGTCATGTCTGCGTCCTTTCTACGTTGTGTGATCAGGTGCGGACAGTGTGGCCAAAAGCGCCGCGCGCCGGTATACGCCCGATTACGCCCGGGCCTCCGTAGCGCTACGGAGGCGGGCCTGGCGGGGCCGGCGGATGGCCTGCCGTCGCCAGTATGTCAAGGCGCGCGGGGCGCTCCTATCCGGCGCGGCACTCGTAGGTGCGCACGGCGTGCGTGGGGCCAGGCCGGGCTTGCGGCTCGACTTCCTGGCCCGACTCGTCGAACGCGCGCGCGATGCTGAAGCCGGCGCGCGCCAGCGCCTGCTGGAGCGCGGCCGAATCCAGGATGCGCATGGTCAGCGTGCGCTCGGCCACCTTGGCGCCATCCTTGTGGATCTCGAACACGCGATGGTTGACCTTGGTGGCGGGGTCGAACGTCGAGGTGCCATAGATCTCGAAGGTCACGCCGCAGGCATCGATCGCGCTGCCGACCTTCTGCCGTGCATGATTCAGCGTGTCCAGCGTCTCGGGCTCGCGCAGGCCGGTCTGGAACAGCGCGCGCGAGCCCGGTCCCATGTGCGCCCTGATCGAGTCCAGCGCCGCGTACAGCGCCTCGTCCGTGCAGGCGTGCTGCAGCGCGTTGTCGACGGCCATGACCAGGTCGAACGGGCGTTCCAGCCGCAGCGTGCGCATATCGCCCTGGACAAAGCACAGGCCGGGCCTGTCGCCGTGCGCCTGCGTGGCCAGCGCCACCATCTCCGGCGAGGCGTCGACGCCCGTGACGTCGGCCCGTTGCGCCAGGCGCGCCGCCAGGTTGCCGCAGCCGCTCGCCAGCTCCAATATGCTGGCGGCGTCGCCGGCGAGCCGGCACATGAAGGCGTGTTCCGCGTCATCCTGCGGCGTGAGCAGCTTGTACACGGAGGCGTCGGTGTAGATCGATTGCACGGTGGATTCTCCAGGTTCAGACGGCGACGACGTTCACGCGCGTCGGGCACAGCAGCGATTTCAGGGGGACTTGCACCGACGTCTGCCGGCTGTCGGTCCAGTGGTCCTGCATGGCGATCTGCCTGATGGTGTGCTCGGCCAGCATCAGGACCAGCTCGCGCGCCCAGCAGCGGTCGTGCGAATGGCCGAACGGCAGGTAATGATCGGAGGCTTCTGGGTTGCTCACGCCCAGCCAGCGGTCGGGTTCATAGGCGTCGGCGTCGGGCCAGTGGCGGGGATCGCGCTGCGTGATCAGCGGAATGACCAGCACGTCGTCGGTCTCGCGGATGCGCGCGTCGACAGCGGTGAATTCCTGGCAGGCGTTGCGGTGGTACATCCAGGCGGGCGGCATCAGCCGCAGCGTTTCGGTGATGCAGTCGCGCGGCCGTTCGCGCGCGTCGCGGGCGGATGCCAGCCACAGCGCGTTCGTCACCAGGCAGGCGACCGTGATGCACATGGAACGGGCGGTGCGCCGGTACAGCGTCACGGCCCGGCGTCGCTCGTGGGCGTCGGGCGCTTCGTTGACCAGCTGCGCCAGCGCCGAGGAATGGATGGGCGCGCAGCGATGCAGCAGCCGGGTCATCAACCGCGACGACAGGCCGTCCACCAGCGGCTTGAGCCAGCCGGTCCGGTTGGCGACGCGATGGGTGAGGGCGTAGATGGGCCAGGGGTCCGACGCGTACAGGCGCTGTTGCAGATAGAGGTAGCCGGCGTCGGGCCAGCGCCCGGCCAGCCTGGGGCCGGGCTCGGGCGGGCTTTCGGCGACGCGCCGCGCGTCCTGCCCGACCGCGCGCATCACGGCCGAGAACGTCGCCTTGGCGATCGGCTGGCCCAGGATGGGCTTGAAGACGATGCGCTCGAAATCGTACATGGGCCGCGCGGCCAGGATGGCTTTCGACAGAGGGCCGTCCGTCACGCCCACGGTCTGCTCGTCGATGCGGAACACGCCGCGCTGGCTGGGGTCGTCGAACAGCCGGCGTATTTCCTTGTGATAGTGGATCGTTCTATTGTCCATTTCGTACATCCGCGTGTAGACCGTCCCGGCTCGCGAGCGAGCGGGAATCCAGTGCTGTCATGGCGGTCCGGATGGATGCGGCATGACAGGAACGAGGCGCGACGAACCACGGCCAATGCCGCTCGGAGAGCGGTTGGCGGTCAGGATGATGAGACGGGCGGAAAGGCGCTATCCCGCTGCCGGGCGTGGACGTGCGGCCAAAAAAGAACGCCGGGGCCTGAACCCCGGCGTTCTTTCTTCACGCTAGATGAGGTAAGGCCGCCAAGCGGCGGCCTTGAGCTTCGACGAACGGCTGAAACGCGAGAGCTGCTTCTTTATCGATTTGATCATAGCCTTCTCCGTTAAGTGTAGTAGTCGAGTCGTAGGGTGGGAGACGAAACGACAGCGGATGTACTGCACCGGTCACTGCGATTCATCGCCCGCGCAAAAGCTAGCATCAGCAATATTTTTGGGTCAAGCGGCATCGTGTTCAGAGGGGCGTAAGACAAAGCTTTGGGTGGGCGCGTGCTACGCGCGCCGCGCAGCATCGGCGCGGGTGGGCCGATGAGCATTTTCTTTTCGCGGCTTGCTCAGCTTTCGTGACTACAGGCCCTGATCCAGCAGCGATGCGTACTGGCGGATCAGCTGCGCCAGCGAGTCGGCCTCGAGCTTGGCGTAGACATTGGCGCGATAGGTTTCCACCGTGCGCGGCGACAGCTCGAACTCGCGCGCGATTTCCTTGTTGCTCAGGCCCTGGACGATGCGCGCGGCCACGTCGCGCTCGCGTCCGGACAGGCGCGCCAGGCGGTCGCTGGCGGCCTGCGTCAGCGACAGTCGTTCGCGGCTGGCGACGTGCGCGCGCACGGCGGCCTGCACCGCGTCCAGGAACACATCGTCGTCCACCGGTTTTTGCAGGAACTCGATGGCGCCGCCCTTGAAGGCGCGGCGGCACAGGTCGACGTTGGCGTGGCCCGTCAGCATGATCACCGGCAGGTCCGATTGCTCCGCCAGCCGCGACAGCACGTCCAGGCCGCCGATGCCCGGCATGCGGATGTCCAGCACCACGCAGCCGATGGCCTGGGGCGGCAGCGAATCCAGGAAGGCGACGGGATCGCCATGGCCGACGCTGCGCAGGCCGACGCTGCGCAGCAGCAGGGCCAGCGCGTCGCGCACCGCGTCGTCGTCGTCGACCAGGTAGACCAGCGGGGATTGGGCGTGCGCGTGGGCAGGCGGGGATGTGGTCATGGGCGGACTCCGGCGCGCGGCAGGCGCACGGTGAAACAGGCGCCGGCGGGCGTCAGGTTGCGCGCCTCGATGCGCGCATCCATCGCGCCGGCCAGGGTCTCGCACAGCGCCAGGCCCAGGCCCATGCCTTGCGCGCGGGTGGTGTAGAACGGCTGGTACAGGCGCGGCAGCGCCTCGGGCGCGATGCCGGGGCCGTTGTCGCGCACGCTGAGCAGGTAGTGGTCGCCATCGACCGCGCCGCTCAGCTCGATCAGCCCCTGGCCGGCGGCGCCGGCGCGCATGCCGGCCAGCGCGTCGACGGCGTTCTGCACCAGGTTGTGCAGGATCTGTTCCAGCGCCACGCGGTCGCCCAGCGGGCGTTCGCCGGGGGCGTCGTTGCGCCACGCCAGGCGCACGCCCTGGCGCGCCAGCTCCTGCTCGCGTAGGAAGCGCAGCGAATTCGCCAGCGCCTCGGGATCCAGCGCCTCGCGCGCGGCGGGCGCGCTGGGGCGCACCAGCGCGCGCATGCGGGCGATGATGTCGGCCGCGCGGCGGGCCTGGCCGGCGCTGGCCCGCAGGGCCTCGCGCACGGCGGGCCGTTCGTCTTCGTCGTCCAGCATGCGTTCGGCGGCGCGGGTCTGGGCCAGGATGGCGGTCAGCGGCTGGTTCAGCTCGTGGGCGATGCCCGCGGCCATCTCGCCCAGCGTGCCCAGGCGTTCCATGGCCGCCACGCGCGCCTGCTCGCGTTGGCGCAGGGCCTCGGCGCGGCCGCGACGCCAGGCGGCGGCGCCGGCGACCAGCAGCGCGCTGGCGGCGGCCCAGGCCAGCCATTGCGCCCAGGGCCAGGAAGCGGGCGTCAGCACGCGTTCGCTGCGCAGGGCGAAGGGCTGGCTGGCGGCGCCCAGCGGTTTCTGCAGCGACAGCGTCCAGCCGTGCGCGCCGGCGTCCTGGCGCGCCAGCAGGCGCAGCGGCTCGGGGCCGATGGACAGGCTCAGGTTGGCCAGCGCGTCGGGGAAGTCGCCGTCCTGCAGCAGCTGGCGCGCGTCCAGCAGCAGGCTCCAGCTGGACGGAG
The Achromobacter sp. AONIH1 DNA segment above includes these coding regions:
- a CDS encoding heme-binding protein gives rise to the protein MTRFPLAALALASTLAAGMAQAAVLTESNISTADAQKLATASVAACQAKGYNVSAAVVDRAGVLKAFVRADNAGPHTVEASRAKAFTSVSAKSPTLAMMENAQKNPGAANLTDIPGFLLLGGGVPVKAGSAVIGAIGVAGAPGGHLDAECADAALAENAALFK
- a CDS encoding trans-aconitate 2-methyltransferase, whose amino-acid sequence is MQSIYTDASVYKLLTPQDDAEHAFMCRLAGDAASILELASGCGNLAARLAQRADVTGVDASPEMVALATQAHGDRPGLCFVQGDMRTLRLERPFDLVMAVDNALQHACTDEALYAALDSIRAHMGPGSRALFQTGLREPETLDTLNHARQKVGSAIDACGVTFEIYGTSTFDPATKVNHRVFEIHKDGAKVAERTLTMRILDSAALQQALARAGFSIARAFDESGQEVEPQARPGPTHAVRTYECRAG
- a CDS encoding cytochrome P450, whose product is MDNRTIHYHKEIRRLFDDPSQRGVFRIDEQTVGVTDGPLSKAILAARPMYDFERIVFKPILGQPIAKATFSAVMRAVGQDARRVAESPPEPGPRLAGRWPDAGYLYLQQRLYASDPWPIYALTHRVANRTGWLKPLVDGLSSRLMTRLLHRCAPIHSSALAQLVNEAPDAHERRRAVTLYRRTARSMCITVACLVTNALWLASARDARERPRDCITETLRLMPPAWMYHRNACQEFTAVDARIRETDDVLVIPLITQRDPRHWPDADAYEPDRWLGVSNPEASDHYLPFGHSHDRCWARELVLMLAEHTIRQIAMQDHWTDSRQTSVQVPLKSLLCPTRVNVVAV
- a CDS encoding response regulator transcription factor, which gives rise to MTTSPPAHAHAQSPLVYLVDDDDAVRDALALLLRSVGLRSVGHGDPVAFLDSLPPQAIGCVVLDIRMPGIGGLDVLSRLAEQSDLPVIMLTGHANVDLCRRAFKGGAIEFLQKPVDDDVFLDAVQAAVRAHVASRERLSLTQAASDRLARLSGRERDVAARIVQGLSNKEIAREFELSPRTVETYRANVYAKLEADSLAQLIRQYASLLDQGL
- a CDS encoding sensor histidine kinase, translated to MKFPARYGALLCWLLLFGLGAAWIGRQDYLRQYDAFFQGTSIAQRMLSQKTVQHEAVLATLAALSHPPAPERLYPSLRPSLPQLLGLGQLRDGAWAGSLPPPAGLDAAVAQARAQGRPVTLPVDAARYWLVAPSSWSLLLDARQLLQDGDFPDALANLSLSIGPEPLRLLARQDAGAHGWTLSLQKPLGAASQPFALRSERVLTPASWPWAQWLAWAAASALLVAGAAAWRRGRAEALRQREQARVAAMERLGTLGEMAAGIAHELNQPLTAILAQTRAAERMLDDEDERPAVREALRASAGQARRAADIIARMRALVRPSAPAAREALDPEALANSLRFLREQELARQGVRLAWRNDAPGERPLGDRVALEQILHNLVQNAVDALAGMRAGAAGQGLIELSGAVDGDHYLLSVRDNGPGIAPEALPRLYQPFYTTRAQGMGLGLALCETLAGAMDARIEARNLTPAGACFTVRLPRAGVRP